In one window of Streptomyces griseus subsp. griseus DNA:
- a CDS encoding glycerophosphodiester phosphodiesterase → MADTTTRFTAVGHRGDPYRARENTLPSIRSALDRGADAVEIDVRVTRDGVPVLLHDATLERLWGHDRRVDRLTHQEVLELTGGGVPTLAEALDAAGEHRLMVDLPGSTDASVKKVVGTVLECGAGERAYYCANADAMLRVRAADPAAEIALTWTTLAPPRPVLLEAVRPRWLNYRFGLVSRELADRAHRDGLLVSAWTADTRRTMRRLMERGVDSITTNRIDTLHKLRTKSPAPRAS, encoded by the coding sequence ATGGCCGACACCACCACCCGCTTCACCGCCGTAGGACACCGCGGCGACCCGTACCGGGCCCGCGAGAACACGCTGCCCTCGATCCGCTCCGCCCTCGACCGGGGGGCGGACGCGGTCGAGATCGACGTACGCGTCACCCGCGACGGGGTGCCCGTCCTCCTCCACGACGCGACGCTGGAGCGGCTGTGGGGCCATGACCGGCGCGTCGACCGGCTGACCCACCAGGAGGTGCTGGAGCTGACCGGCGGCGGGGTGCCGACCCTGGCCGAGGCACTGGACGCCGCCGGGGAGCACCGGTTGATGGTGGACCTGCCCGGCTCCACGGACGCCTCGGTGAAGAAGGTCGTCGGGACGGTCCTGGAGTGCGGGGCGGGCGAGCGGGCGTACTACTGCGCGAACGCGGACGCGATGCTGCGGGTGCGGGCGGCGGACCCGGCCGCCGAGATCGCGCTGACCTGGACGACGCTCGCCCCGCCGCGTCCGGTGCTGCTGGAGGCGGTGAGGCCGCGCTGGCTGAACTACCGCTTCGGGCTGGTCAGCCGCGAACTGGCCGACCGGGCGCACCGGGACGGACTGCTGGTCTCCGCCTGGACGGCCGACACCAGGCGCACGATGCGCCGGCTGATGGAGCGGGGCGTCGACTCGATCACCACCAACCGGATCGACACCCTGCACAAGCTGCGTACCAAATCCCCTGCGCCTAGGGCCTCTTGA
- a CDS encoding SAM-dependent methyltransferase: MMVGAVSPDGYRGAADVSERRPQAAAPDRIRTDVAHNARVWNYWLGGKDHYPVDRAVGDQVTGMYPSIGEVARADRAFLGRAVRHLAGDVGVDQFLDIGTGLPTADNTHEVAQHTAPHSRVVYVDNDPIVLAHARALLSSSLEGATEYVDADAHHPERILRAAEPTLDLRRPVAVMMLGILNFVLDTDEARSVVRTLMAAVPSGSHLVLTHPTLELGGEGNEAAMRFWNENATPPITARSREEVASFLDGLELLEPGIVSCSRWRTNPREPEVAQFGVVARKP, encoded by the coding sequence ATGATGGTCGGTGCCGTATCGCCGGACGGGTACCGAGGAGCAGCAGACGTGAGTGAGCGCCGACCGCAGGCCGCAGCCCCCGACCGGATACGTACAGATGTCGCGCACAACGCCCGGGTCTGGAACTACTGGCTGGGCGGCAAGGACCACTACCCGGTGGACCGGGCGGTGGGCGACCAGGTGACCGGGATGTACCCGAGCATCGGTGAAGTGGCCCGCGCCGACCGGGCGTTCCTCGGCCGGGCGGTGCGGCATCTGGCCGGGGACGTGGGCGTCGACCAGTTCCTGGACATCGGCACCGGCCTGCCGACGGCCGACAACACCCACGAGGTCGCCCAGCACACCGCCCCGCACTCCCGGGTCGTCTATGTCGACAACGATCCGATCGTGCTGGCCCACGCGCGGGCCCTGCTCAGCAGTTCGCTGGAGGGTGCCACCGAGTACGTCGACGCGGACGCGCACCACCCGGAGCGGATCCTGAGGGCGGCCGAACCCACGCTGGATCTGCGGCGGCCGGTCGCGGTGATGATGCTCGGCATCCTCAACTTCGTGCTGGACACGGACGAGGCGCGGTCCGTCGTCCGTACGCTGATGGCGGCCGTGCCCTCCGGCAGCCATCTCGTCCTCACCCATCCGACGCTGGAGCTGGGCGGTGAGGGCAACGAGGCGGCGATGCGCTTCTGGAACGAGAACGCCACCCCGCCGATCACCGCTCGCAGCCGCGAGGAGGTCGCGTCGTTCCTGGACGGGCTGGAGCTGCTGGAGCCGGGGATCGTCTCCTGCTCCCGCTGGCGTACGAACCCGCGGGAGCCGGAGGTGGCGCAGTTCGGGGTGGTGGCCCGGAAGCCGTGA
- a CDS encoding DUF4190 domain-containing protein, whose protein sequence is MSDNTEQPGGGAARDPWAPPESRVELGKQDAPTPPPPTVHDQQTVTSMPSAGPAPESTGPIPAGGGFGPPPSAVPPPPVGPAGPGHQAPPGTAHYGYPAPPAQPYAGYPGYDPYGGQQPWGPQPSNGLGTAALVLGIISIVGFCLYGVNIILGILALIFGIIGLGRAKRGEATNRGMAIAGIITGSVGIVIGSVLLGFIIWAIANGDSSFDDTYDDDPFATSLVIEGRG, encoded by the coding sequence ATGTCAGACAACACAGAGCAGCCCGGGGGTGGGGCCGCGCGCGATCCGTGGGCACCGCCGGAGAGCAGGGTGGAGCTGGGCAAGCAGGACGCCCCCACTCCGCCCCCGCCCACCGTCCACGACCAGCAGACCGTGACGTCGATGCCGAGTGCGGGCCCGGCCCCGGAATCCACCGGGCCGATACCGGCGGGCGGCGGCTTCGGCCCGCCGCCCTCGGCCGTACCGCCGCCGCCGGTCGGACCGGCCGGCCCCGGCCACCAGGCACCGCCCGGCACCGCGCACTACGGCTACCCGGCACCCCCGGCGCAGCCGTACGCCGGCTATCCCGGGTACGACCCCTACGGCGGCCAGCAGCCCTGGGGGCCGCAGCCCTCCAACGGCCTCGGCACGGCCGCGCTGGTGCTCGGCATCATCTCGATCGTCGGCTTCTGCCTGTACGGGGTGAACATCATCCTCGGCATCCTCGCGCTGATCTTCGGCATCATCGGCCTCGGCCGGGCCAAGCGCGGCGAGGCCACCAACCGGGGCATGGCGATCGCCGGGATCATCACGGGATCGGTCGGCATCGTGATCGGCTCCGTGCTCCTCGGCTTCATCATCTGGGCCATCGCCAACGGTGACTCCAGCTTCGACGACACCTACGACGACGACCCCTTCGCCACGTCGCTGGTCATCGAGGGCCGCGGCTAG
- a CDS encoding ABC transporter permease codes for MSATKAPPAPSPNPEEPRQPTLRKPSTRKRLVPYWLLLPGILWLLVFFALPLVYQASTSVQTGSLEQGFEVTWHFQTYVDALRDYYPQFIRSLLYAGTATILCLLLGYPLAYLIAFKAGRWRNLVLVLVIAPFFTSFLIRTLAWKTILADGGAVVDVLNTLHVLDVTSWLGWTESNRVLATPMAVVCGLTYNFLPFMILPLYTSLERIDGRLHEAAGDLYATPATTFRKVTFPLSMPGVVSGTLLTFIPASGDYVNAELLGSTDTKMVGSVIQSQFLRVLDYPTAAALSFILMAIVLLMVTFYIRRSGTEDLV; via the coding sequence GTGAGCGCCACCAAGGCGCCGCCCGCGCCCTCCCCGAACCCCGAGGAGCCCCGGCAGCCCACGCTCCGCAAGCCCTCCACCCGTAAACGGCTCGTCCCGTACTGGCTGCTGCTCCCCGGCATCCTGTGGCTGCTGGTCTTCTTCGCGCTGCCGCTGGTCTACCAGGCCTCCACCTCCGTACAGACCGGCTCGCTGGAGCAGGGCTTCGAGGTCACCTGGCACTTCCAGACGTACGTGGACGCGCTGCGGGACTACTACCCGCAGTTCATCCGGTCCCTGCTGTACGCGGGCACCGCCACGATCCTCTGCCTGCTGCTGGGCTACCCGCTCGCCTACCTCATCGCCTTCAAGGCGGGCCGCTGGCGCAACCTGGTGCTGGTGCTGGTCATCGCCCCGTTCTTCACCAGCTTCCTCATCCGTACGCTGGCGTGGAAGACGATCCTCGCCGACGGCGGCGCGGTCGTGGACGTGCTCAACACCCTGCACGTCCTGGACGTCACCAGCTGGCTCGGCTGGACCGAGTCCAACCGGGTCCTCGCCACGCCGATGGCCGTCGTCTGCGGTCTGACGTACAACTTCCTGCCGTTCATGATCCTGCCGCTCTACACCTCGCTGGAGCGGATCGACGGCCGGCTGCACGAGGCGGCGGGCGACCTCTACGCCACGCCCGCCACCACCTTCCGCAAGGTGACGTTCCCGCTCTCCATGCCCGGCGTCGTCTCCGGCACCCTGCTGACCTTCATCCCGGCCAGCGGTGACTACGTCAACGCCGAGCTGCTGGGCTCCACCGACACCAAGATGGTCGGCAGCGTCATCCAGAGCCAGTTCCTGCGGGTCCTGGACTATCCGACGGCCGCCGCGCTCTCGTTCATCCTCATGGCGATCGTCCTGCTGATGGTCACCTTCTACATCCGCCGCTCCGGGACGGAGGACCTGGTCTGA
- a CDS encoding spermidine/putrescine ABC transporter substrate-binding protein: MSRRSLLRALGAGAAGAGLAGCGVPAAFVEPGERAGRDSSATDHRLHFANWPLYIDTDDENTSKRPTLDAFTERTGISVTYTEEINDNDEFFGKISPALMNRQETGRDLIVISDWMAARFVRLGWVQEMDRANQPNVAKYLDPQLRSPAFDEGRRHSVPWQSGITGIAYNRKRLGREIRSTQDLWAGDLRGKVTLLSGLDESFALLMQGDGVDITRWTADDFHTMCEHVEKRVRSKHIRRFTGNDYIKDLSTGDVLACQAYSGDVIQLRADNPDIEFVVPEEGAELWAESLMIPNLARHKRNAERLVDHYYDPEIAAELATWVNYVCPVPAARDVLASSKDEETAALAEDPLIFPDDAMRERLAIARDITSEERTGFAKKWNAIVGL; this comes from the coding sequence ATGTCCCGCCGTTCCCTGCTGCGCGCCCTCGGGGCGGGGGCGGCCGGGGCCGGCCTGGCCGGCTGCGGGGTGCCCGCCGCCTTCGTGGAGCCGGGGGAGCGGGCCGGGCGCGACAGCTCCGCCACCGACCACCGCCTCCACTTCGCCAACTGGCCGCTCTACATCGACACCGACGACGAGAACACCTCGAAGCGGCCCACCCTGGACGCCTTCACCGAACGGACCGGGATCTCCGTCACGTACACCGAGGAGATCAACGACAACGACGAGTTCTTCGGGAAGATCAGCCCGGCCCTGATGAACCGCCAGGAGACCGGGCGCGACCTGATCGTCATCAGCGACTGGATGGCCGCCCGCTTCGTCCGGCTGGGCTGGGTCCAGGAGATGGACCGGGCCAACCAGCCCAACGTGGCCAAGTACCTCGATCCGCAGCTCCGTTCGCCCGCGTTCGACGAGGGGCGGCGCCACAGCGTCCCCTGGCAGTCCGGGATCACCGGCATCGCGTACAACCGGAAGCGGCTCGGCCGCGAGATCCGCTCCACCCAGGACCTGTGGGCGGGCGATCTTCGCGGCAAGGTGACGCTGCTGTCCGGACTCGACGAGTCGTTCGCGCTGCTGATGCAGGGCGACGGCGTCGACATCACCCGGTGGACGGCCGACGACTTCCACACGATGTGCGAGCACGTCGAGAAGCGGGTCCGCTCCAAGCACATCCGCCGCTTCACCGGCAACGACTACATCAAGGACCTCTCCACCGGCGATGTGCTGGCCTGTCAGGCGTACTCCGGCGATGTCATCCAGCTCCGGGCGGACAACCCGGACATCGAGTTCGTCGTCCCCGAGGAGGGCGCCGAGCTGTGGGCGGAGTCGCTGATGATCCCCAACCTCGCCCGCCACAAGCGCAACGCGGAACGCCTCGTGGACCACTACTACGACCCCGAGATCGCCGCCGAACTCGCCACCTGGGTCAACTACGTCTGCCCGGTCCCCGCCGCCCGTGACGTCCTCGCCTCCTCGAAGGACGAGGAGACGGCCGCGCTCGCCGAGGATCCGCTGATCTTCCCCGACGACGCGATGCGCGAACGGCTCGCCATCGCGCGCGACATCACCTCCGAGGAGCGGACGGGCTTCGCCAAGAAGTGGAACGCCATCGTCGGGTTGTGA
- a CDS encoding ABC transporter ATP-binding protein, which produces MTQQQQTAGGDVRLVGISKTYGSFTAVQPLDLTVPQGSFFALLGASGCGKTTTLRMIAGLEEATTGTVFLGGKDITDLPPYKRPVNTVFQSYALFPHLDITENVAFGLRRRGVKSVKKQVDDMLELVQLGDFARRKPHQLSGGQQQRVAVARALINHPQVLLLDEPLGALDLKLRRQMQLELKRIQTEVGITFVHVTHDQEEAMTMADTVAVMNGGRVEQLGAPADLYENPRTTFVANFLGTSNLIAGEIVSAGEDLVVAAGGGKLALPRERCSAPTTSGGRLLLGIRPEKISLAHADDADDIAAGRNRVTGRITDSSFIGVSTQYVVESPAGTALQVYEQNVERDTRLVPGAEVVLHWNPAHTFGLDADQDIDAGATSVEDAE; this is translated from the coding sequence ATGACACAGCAGCAGCAGACCGCGGGCGGCGATGTCCGCCTCGTCGGGATCAGCAAGACCTACGGCTCCTTCACCGCCGTACAGCCCCTGGACCTGACCGTCCCGCAGGGCTCCTTCTTCGCCCTGCTCGGCGCCTCCGGCTGCGGCAAGACCACCACCCTGCGGATGATCGCCGGGCTGGAGGAGGCCACCACCGGCACGGTGTTCCTCGGCGGCAAGGACATCACCGACCTGCCCCCGTACAAGCGGCCGGTCAACACCGTCTTCCAGAGCTACGCGCTCTTCCCGCACCTGGACATCACCGAGAACGTCGCCTTCGGCCTGCGCCGGCGCGGCGTCAAGTCGGTGAAGAAGCAGGTCGACGACATGCTGGAGTTGGTCCAGCTCGGCGACTTCGCCCGCCGCAAACCGCACCAGCTCTCCGGTGGCCAGCAGCAGCGCGTCGCCGTCGCCCGCGCGCTCATCAACCACCCGCAGGTCCTGCTGCTGGACGAGCCGCTCGGCGCCCTCGACCTCAAGCTCCGCCGCCAGATGCAGCTGGAGCTCAAGCGGATCCAGACCGAGGTCGGCATCACCTTCGTGCACGTCACCCACGACCAGGAGGAGGCCATGACCATGGCCGACACCGTCGCGGTGATGAACGGCGGCCGGGTCGAACAGCTCGGCGCCCCCGCCGACCTCTACGAGAACCCGCGCACCACCTTCGTCGCCAACTTCCTCGGCACCTCCAACCTCATCGCGGGCGAGATCGTGTCGGCCGGCGAGGACCTGGTGGTGGCCGCGGGCGGCGGAAAGCTGGCGCTGCCCCGGGAGCGATGTTCGGCTCCCACCACCAGCGGCGGCCGGCTCCTCCTCGGCATCCGGCCCGAGAAGATCTCCCTCGCCCACGCGGACGACGCGGATGACATCGCCGCGGGCCGCAACCGGGTCACCGGCCGCATCACCGACTCCAGCTTCATCGGCGTCTCCACGCAGTACGTGGTCGAGAGCCCGGCCGGGACCGCGCTCCAGGTGTACGAGCAGAACGTCGAGAGGGATACGCGGCTCGTCCCCGGTGCCGAGGTCGTCCTGCACTGGAACCCGGCCCACACCTTCGGCCTCGACGCCGACCAGGACATCGACGCGGGCGCCACCAGCGTGGAGGACGCGGAGTGA
- a CDS encoding NADAR family protein — MGPIDELLADVAQGKRVKYLPFWGHSSRPDGRLGPSCLSQWWPSPFTVDGVTYASAEHWMMAGKARLFGDTEAERAAVAASGPAAAKKTGRLVRGFDEDVWIRERFALVVEGSTHKFGQDPGLAGYLLGTGDRVLVEASPLDRIWGIGLAADDERVERPQEWRGLNLLGFALMEARERLRAA, encoded by the coding sequence ATGGGACCGATCGATGAGCTTCTGGCCGACGTGGCGCAGGGCAAGCGGGTGAAGTATCTGCCGTTCTGGGGTCACAGCTCGCGCCCGGACGGCCGGCTCGGGCCGAGCTGTCTGAGCCAGTGGTGGCCGTCGCCGTTCACGGTGGACGGGGTGACGTACGCAAGCGCCGAGCACTGGATGATGGCCGGCAAGGCCCGCCTCTTCGGCGATACGGAGGCGGAGCGGGCGGCCGTTGCGGCGAGCGGCCCGGCGGCGGCGAAGAAGACGGGGCGGCTGGTGCGCGGCTTCGACGAGGACGTGTGGATACGGGAGCGGTTCGCCCTGGTCGTGGAGGGCTCCACGCACAAGTTCGGGCAGGACCCCGGGCTGGCCGGCTATCTGCTGGGCACCGGCGACCGGGTGCTGGTGGAGGCGTCGCCGCTGGACCGGATCTGGGGGATCGGGCTGGCCGCGGACGACGAGCGGGTGGAGCGGCCGCAGGAGTGGCGGGGGCTCAATCTGCTGGGGTTCGCACTGATGGAGGCCCGGGAGCGGCTGCGGGCGGCCTAG
- a CDS encoding gamma-aminobutyraldehyde dehydrogenase: MSNGFQVQDRFAEGAQYIGGKLLPGTSGRHHDVVNPATGESVLRYELAGTGDVDAAVAAAKAAFPGWSGTTPGERSEALHRFAAVLAEQADDFAYAESLQCGKPVKLSTEFDVPGTVDNAAFFAGAARHLEGKAAAEYDGDHTSYVRREAIGVVGSIAPWNYPLQMAAWKILPAVAAGNTIVLKPAELTPLTSLMFAQAATEAGIPDGVINIVTGAGQEAGEHLVGHPDVVMTSFTGSTAVGKRVAEIATATVKRLHLELGGKAPFVVFDDADLEAAVHGAVAGSLINTGQDCTAATRAYVQRPLYDAFVRDVAALMETVRLGDPFDAATDLGPLISHAQRDRVAAFVERARGYAQVVTGGEAPGGELADGAYYRPTLVAGAAQDSEIVQSEIFGPVLVVLPFDTDDEGIALANDTPYGLAASAWTRDLYRANRATREIQAGCVWVNDHIPILSEMPHGGYKASGFGKDMSAYSFEEYTQVKHVMYDNTAVARKDWHRTIFGDR; encoded by the coding sequence ATGAGCAACGGCTTCCAGGTTCAGGACCGCTTCGCGGAAGGTGCGCAGTACATCGGCGGCAAGCTGCTCCCGGGCACGTCCGGCCGCCACCACGACGTGGTGAACCCGGCGACCGGCGAGAGCGTCCTGCGGTACGAGCTGGCGGGCACCGGGGACGTGGACGCGGCCGTCGCCGCCGCCAAGGCCGCCTTCCCCGGCTGGTCGGGCACCACCCCCGGCGAGCGCTCCGAGGCCCTGCACCGGTTCGCCGCCGTCCTCGCCGAGCAGGCCGACGACTTCGCGTACGCCGAGTCCCTCCAGTGCGGGAAGCCGGTCAAGCTCTCCACCGAGTTCGACGTGCCCGGGACCGTCGACAACGCCGCCTTCTTCGCGGGGGCCGCCCGCCATCTGGAGGGCAAGGCCGCCGCCGAGTACGACGGCGACCACACCTCGTACGTACGCCGCGAGGCGATCGGGGTCGTCGGCTCCATCGCCCCCTGGAACTACCCCCTCCAGATGGCCGCCTGGAAGATCCTCCCGGCGGTCGCCGCGGGCAACACCATCGTCCTCAAGCCCGCCGAGCTCACCCCGCTGACCTCGCTGATGTTCGCCCAGGCCGCCACCGAGGCGGGCATCCCCGACGGCGTCATCAACATCGTCACCGGCGCCGGCCAGGAGGCGGGCGAGCACCTGGTGGGCCACCCGGATGTCGTGATGACCTCCTTCACCGGCTCCACCGCCGTCGGCAAGCGGGTCGCGGAGATCGCCACCGCCACCGTCAAGCGGCTCCACCTGGAGCTCGGCGGCAAGGCCCCCTTCGTGGTCTTCGACGACGCCGACCTGGAGGCCGCCGTCCACGGCGCGGTCGCCGGATCGCTCATCAACACCGGCCAGGACTGCACCGCCGCCACCCGCGCCTACGTCCAGCGCCCCCTCTACGACGCCTTCGTCCGCGACGTCGCCGCCCTCATGGAGACCGTCCGCCTCGGCGACCCCTTCGACGCCGCCACCGACCTCGGCCCCCTCATCAGCCACGCCCAGCGCGACCGTGTCGCCGCCTTCGTGGAGCGGGCCCGCGGCTACGCCCAGGTCGTCACCGGCGGCGAGGCCCCCGGCGGCGAACTCGCCGACGGCGCGTACTACCGGCCCACCCTCGTCGCGGGCGCCGCCCAGGACAGCGAGATCGTCCAGTCGGAGATCTTCGGCCCGGTCCTGGTGGTGCTGCCCTTCGACACCGACGACGAGGGCATCGCCCTCGCCAACGACACCCCGTACGGACTGGCCGCCTCCGCCTGGACCCGCGACCTGTACCGCGCGAACCGCGCCACCCGCGAGATCCAGGCGGGCTGTGTGTGGGTGAACGACCACATCCCGATCCTCTCCGAGATGCCGCACGGCGGATACAAGGCCAGCGGCTTCGGCAAGGACATGTCGGCGTACTCCTTCGAGGAGTACACGCAGGTCAAGCACGTCATGTACGACAACACCGCGGTCGCCCGCAAGGACTGGCACCGCACGATCTTCGGGGACCGATAG
- a CDS encoding ABC transporter substrate-binding protein, translated as MESYEPERLSPVQLAAMRRSLTSGRGALTRRSLLRASGMGALALGGIATLGACGIPPAGRAEGAAAADDHSAKEKVVNFSNWTEYMDVSDDEKSRPTLAAFTKRTGIKVKYTEDINDNVEFFGKIKPQLAAGQNTGRDLICVTDWLAARIIRLGWAQKLDPSNLPHAFANVSAQFRTPDWDPGRAYSYPWTGIPTVIAYNVKATGGRKVDSVTQLLDDPKLKGRVSFLSEMRDTIGMTLLDQGKDPGKFTDADFDGAIGRLQKAVDKKQIRRFTGNDYTADLSKGDIAACVGWAGDIVQLQTDNPDIKYAIPAAGYIISSDNLLVPAQARHKTNAEKLIDHYYEPPVAAQLAAYINYVCPVDGVRDELARIDESMASNTLILPDREMAAKSRSFRSLSTEEETAYEEKFAKLIGA; from the coding sequence ATGGAGAGTTACGAGCCCGAGCGCCTCTCGCCGGTCCAGCTGGCGGCCATGAGGCGTTCCCTGACCAGCGGCAGGGGCGCCCTCACCCGCCGCTCCCTGCTGCGCGCCTCCGGCATGGGCGCCCTTGCCCTGGGCGGGATAGCCACCCTCGGCGCCTGCGGCATCCCGCCCGCCGGACGCGCCGAGGGAGCCGCCGCCGCCGACGACCACTCGGCGAAGGAGAAGGTGGTGAACTTCTCCAACTGGACCGAGTACATGGACGTCAGCGACGACGAGAAGAGCCGCCCCACCCTCGCGGCCTTCACGAAGCGCACCGGCATCAAGGTCAAGTACACCGAGGACATCAACGACAACGTCGAGTTCTTCGGGAAGATCAAACCGCAGCTCGCCGCCGGCCAGAACACCGGACGCGACCTCATCTGCGTCACCGACTGGCTGGCCGCCCGCATCATCCGGCTCGGCTGGGCGCAGAAGCTGGACCCCTCGAACCTCCCGCACGCCTTCGCCAACGTCTCCGCCCAGTTCCGCACCCCCGACTGGGACCCGGGCCGCGCCTACTCCTACCCCTGGACCGGCATCCCCACGGTGATCGCCTACAACGTGAAGGCGACCGGCGGCCGGAAGGTCGACTCGGTCACCCAGCTCCTGGACGACCCCAAGCTCAAGGGCCGCGTCTCCTTCCTCTCCGAGATGCGCGACACCATCGGCATGACCCTCCTCGACCAGGGCAAGGACCCGGGGAAGTTCACCGACGCCGACTTCGACGGGGCGATCGGCCGGCTCCAGAAGGCCGTCGACAAGAAGCAGATCCGCCGCTTCACCGGCAACGACTACACCGCCGACCTCAGCAAGGGCGACATCGCCGCCTGCGTCGGCTGGGCCGGGGACATCGTCCAGCTCCAGACCGACAACCCGGACATCAAGTACGCGATCCCGGCCGCCGGCTACATCATCTCCAGCGACAACCTCCTGGTCCCCGCGCAGGCCCGGCACAAGACCAACGCCGAGAAGCTCATCGACCACTACTACGAGCCGCCGGTCGCCGCCCAGCTCGCCGCGTACATCAACTACGTCTGCCCGGTCGACGGCGTACGCGACGAACTCGCCAGGATCGACGAGTCGATGGCCTCCAACACCCTGATCCTCCCCGACCGGGAGATGGCGGCGAAGTCCCGTTCCTTCCGCTCCCTGAGTACGGAGGAAGAGACGGCGTACGAGGAGAAGTTCGCCAAACTCATCGGCGCCTGA
- a CDS encoding ABC transporter permease — MPVLRWIRRNLIVIAGLLTLAYMILPNIVVMVFSFNKPNGRFNYEWQRFSLDAWRDPCGVADMCGSLSLSLQIAFWATLGATVLGTMVAFALVRYRFRARGAISSLIFLPMAMPEVVMAASLLTLFLNMGAQLGFWTVLIAHIMFCLSFVVTAVKARVMSMDPRLEEAARDLYAGPVQTFVRVTLPIAAPGIAAGALLAFALSFDDFIITNFNAGSTVTFPMFVWGSAQRGTPVQINVIGTAMFIIAVTMVLVGQLIASRRKSNART; from the coding sequence ATGCCCGTACTGCGCTGGATACGCCGGAACCTGATCGTCATCGCGGGTCTGCTCACCCTCGCGTACATGATCCTGCCGAACATCGTCGTGATGGTGTTCTCGTTCAACAAGCCCAACGGGCGCTTCAACTACGAGTGGCAGCGGTTCTCGCTGGACGCCTGGAGGGACCCCTGCGGCGTCGCCGACATGTGCGGCTCGCTCTCGCTCTCGCTCCAGATCGCCTTCTGGGCGACGCTGGGGGCCACCGTGCTCGGCACGATGGTCGCCTTCGCGCTGGTCCGCTACCGCTTCCGGGCGCGCGGCGCGATCAGCTCGCTGATCTTCCTGCCGATGGCGATGCCCGAGGTCGTCATGGCCGCGTCCCTGCTCACGCTCTTCCTGAACATGGGCGCCCAGCTCGGCTTCTGGACCGTGCTGATCGCGCACATCATGTTCTGCCTGAGCTTCGTGGTGACGGCCGTCAAGGCGCGCGTGATGTCGATGGACCCCAGACTGGAGGAGGCCGCCCGCGACCTTTACGCGGGACCCGTGCAGACCTTTGTCCGGGTGACCCTTCCCATCGCCGCACCGGGAATCGCGGCGGGAGCGCTGCTCGCCTTCGCGCTCTCGTTCGACGATTTCATCATCACGAATTTCAACGCGGGCTCCACCGTCACCTTCCCCATGTTCGTCTGGGGATCGGCCCAGCGCGGCACGCCCGTCCAGATCAACGTCATCGGCACCGCCATGTTCATCATTGCGGTGACGATGGTCCTCGTCGGCCAGCTCATCGCGAGCCGGCGAAAGAGCAACGCTCGAACCTGA
- a CDS encoding adenosine deaminase → MTDPHPFIAGLPKAELHVHHVGSASPRIVAELAARHPDSKVPTDPEALADYFTFTDFAHFIEVYLSVVDLIRTPEDVRLLTFEVARDMARQNIRYAELTVTPFSSTRRGIPEVAFMEAIEDARKSAESELGVTLRWCFDIPGEAGLQAAEETARLAVERRPEGLVSFGLGGPEIGVARPQFKPYFDRAIAEGLHSVPHAGETTGPQTVWDALTVLRAERIGHGTSSVQDPKLLEHLAEHRIALEVCPTSNIATRAVTDIELHPIREMVQAGVLVTVNSDDPPMFGTDLNNEYGVAARLLGLDEQGIADLAKNAVEASFLDPAGKRRLAEEIDTYTANWLRGPAR, encoded by the coding sequence ATGACCGATCCGCACCCCTTCATCGCCGGGCTGCCCAAGGCCGAGCTGCACGTCCACCACGTGGGGTCCGCCTCGCCCCGGATCGTCGCCGAACTGGCCGCCCGCCACCCGGACTCCAAGGTGCCGACCGACCCCGAGGCGCTGGCCGACTACTTCACCTTCACCGACTTCGCGCACTTCATCGAGGTCTACCTCTCGGTGGTGGACCTGATCCGCACCCCCGAGGACGTCCGGCTGCTCACCTTCGAGGTGGCCCGGGACATGGCCCGGCAGAACATCCGGTACGCGGAGCTGACCGTGACCCCGTTCAGCTCCACCCGGCGCGGGATCCCGGAGGTGGCCTTCATGGAGGCCATCGAGGACGCCCGCAAGTCCGCCGAGTCCGAGCTGGGCGTCACCCTGCGCTGGTGCTTCGACATCCCCGGCGAGGCCGGGCTCCAGGCCGCCGAGGAGACCGCCCGGCTGGCGGTGGAGCGGCGGCCCGAGGGGCTCGTCTCCTTCGGGCTCGGCGGTCCGGAGATCGGGGTGGCGCGCCCGCAGTTCAAGCCCTACTTCGACCGGGCCATCGCCGAGGGCCTCCACTCGGTGCCGCACGCCGGGGAGACCACCGGACCGCAGACCGTCTGGGACGCGCTCACCGTACTGCGCGCCGAGCGCATCGGCCACGGCACCAGCTCCGTCCAGGACCCGAAGCTGCTGGAGCACCTCGCCGAGCACCGGATCGCCCTGGAGGTCTGCCCGACGTCGAACATCGCCACCCGCGCGGTCACCGACATCGAACTCCACCCGATCCGGGAGATGGTCCAGGCCGGTGTCCTGGTCACCGTCAACAGCGACGACCCGCCGATGTTCGGCACCGACCTGAACAACGAGTACGGTGTGGCCGCCCGGCTGCTGGGCCTCGACGAGCAGGGCATCGCCGACCTCGCGAAGAACGCGGTGGAGGCCTCGTTCCTGGACCCGGCCGGCAAGCGGCGGCTGGCCGAGGAGATCGACACGTACACGGCGAACTGGCTCCGGGGTCCCGCCCGCTGA